ATTCCGCTGTTCATCGACGCCATTTTGGAAAACCAGGCCCCCACCTTGAACGGCGACGGCGGCCAGACCCGCGACTTCACCTTCGTGGAGAACTGCGTGCAGGCCAACATCCGGGCCGCTCTCACGACCAATCCCGGGGCCCTAAACCAGGCGTACAACATCGCCGTGGGCGACCGCACCTCGCTGGTGCAGATGTACGACATCCTGCGCGAGGAAGCCGGCTCGGACCTCGCGCCCACCTTCGGCCCCGACCGCGCCGGCGATATCCGCGACTCGCTGGCCGACATCAGCAAGGCCGGCAACCTGCTCGGTTACGCGCCCCAGATTCGCATCCGCGAGGGCTTGCAGCAGACGCTGGACTGGTTCAAGGCCAACCAGGAATTCATCAAGGAGCGCAATTAACGCGCAAAGCTTTAGCGCAAAGTCTCGCGAAGCTTGCGCTAATATTCTTGATTGATAAACTCTTAGCGAGACTTAACTCTTAAACTCAGCGAAACTTCGCGCGATATGAAAGGCATTATCCTCGCCGGCGGCTCCGGCACCCGGCTGCACCCTCTCACCCTGGCCGTCAGCAAGCAGCTGATGCCGGTGTACGACAAGCCGATGATTTACTACCCGCTGAGCATTCTGCTGATGGCGGGCATCCGGGAAGTACTGATTATCACCACGCCCCACGACCAGGCGCAGTTCCAAAAGCTACTCGGCGACGGCAAAAACCTGGGGTGCGACTTTCAGTACGTGGTGCAGGAGGTGCCCAACGGGCTGGCACAGGCTTTCGTGCTGGGGGCTGATTTCATCGGCCAGGACAGCGTGGCGCTGGTGCTGGGCGACAATATTTTCTACGGCGCGGGCCTGGAGGAGCTGCTGAAATCGAACAACAACCCCGACGGCGGCGTGGTGTACGCCTACCACGTGCACGACCCCGAGCGCTACGGCGTGGTGGAGTTCGACGCCAACAAGAAGGCCCTTAGTATCGAGGAGAAACCGGCCAAGCCCAAGAGCAACTATGCCGTGCCGGGCCTGTACTTCTACGACAACAGCGTGGTGGAAATCGCCAAGAACCTGGAAATGAGCCCCCGCGGTGAGTACGAGATTACCGACGTGAACAAGGAATACCTGCGCCGCGGCAAGCTGAAGGTTGGCATCCTGAGCCGGGGCACGGCCTGGCTCGACACGGGCACCTTCGAGAGCCTGATGCAGGCCGGCGAGTACGTGCGCGTGATTGAGCAGCGCCAGGGCCTGAAGGTGGGGGCCATTGAGGAAGTGGCCTACCGCCAGGGTTTCATCACGGCCGACGAACTGCGGGCCCTGGCCCTGCCCCTGCGCAAGAGCGGCTACGGCGACTACCTCCTGAACCTGCCCGAGCAGCTGGTGCTGGGCGCGCAATAGGGCCCCGGACCCAGGAAAAAGTGGCCGAAAGCCGCGGTTTGGCCAGCGCTGGCGCGCGGCCGGGCCGCGGCTTTTGCCTAAATTAGCAAGGCTAAAACGTGTCCTATCTATCCTGCGCGCCCTTATTGCGCGCTTTTATGTTCGCGGCGGTATTATTCGCCGAACACCTATGAAAATTCCCGTTTTTTCTTTTGCCCTGGTGGCGGCCCTGGGGCTGGGGGCCCCGGCGGCCCGGGCGCAGCACGCGCTGTGGGCCAGCAAAGTGACGGCGGTATCGTCGCAGAAAGCATCGGGCAAGGAGGCCTTTTCGCCCGAGCAGGTGCTGGGGGCCCCCAACGCGTTGCCGCTGGGCCAAATCAGCGACAAGGCCTGGATTCCGAAGAAGGAAGGCCGTGACGAATTTGTGGAGGTGCGCTTTGCCCGCTCGGTGCTGGCTCAGCAGATTACGGTGGTCGAGAACTTCAACCCCGGCGCCGTGACGAAGATTGAGCTCATCGACACCCACGGCGAGCACCACGAGGTGTACACCAACGACAACCCGGGGCCCCTGCCCGACTCGTACCGCACGCTGGAAGTGAAAATTGCCCCGGCCAAGCCGGCCTACCGCACCATTGGGGCGGTGGTGCACCTGAACACGGCCAAGGTGGAGGGCGTGAACCAACTCGACGCCATCGGCGTGGCCGATGTGACGCAGACCATGGTGAAGAAGGACTTCAAGGCCCCCGACGCCGACGCGGCTGGCGTGGCCCGCTTCGACTCATCGCTCGTGAACCTGGGGCCCTCCGTGAACAGCCAGTACGTGGACACGCACCCGGTGATTTCGCCCGACGGCCGCACCTTGTACTTTGCCCGCCAGAACCACCCGGGCAACATCGGTGGCAAAAATGACCCGCAGGACGTGTGGTTTTCGACCCTGCAAAGCGCCAGCGCCAAAACCTGGGGCCCCGCCAAAAACATGGGTGGCCCCGTGAACACCGCCGGCTTCCCGAACGGCCTGGCCTCGGTATCGGCCAATGGGCAGCGCCTGCTGCTGCTGGGCCACTACACACCCGAGGGCCTGGTGCCCAAGGGCCCCAGCACGTCGGAGCACCGCCCGGGCGGCTGGTCGCAGCCGACCAACGTGGACATTGAGGACTTTTACAACAACGACGACGAGCACGCCGATTACTTCCTGGCCACTTCGGGCAAGGCCCTGCTGCTGGCCGTGGAGCGCACCGACGGCCTGGGCGAGCAGGACTTGTACGTGAGCTTCCCGAAGCCCGGCCCCCCCGGCCAGCCCGTGACGTGGACGCGCCCGCGCAACCTGGGGCCCAACGTGAACACCAAAAAAGCCGACTTCGCCCCCTTCCTCGCCCCCGACGAAAAGACGCTATACTTCGCCAGCGAAGGCCGTGGCGGCTACGGCAAGTCGGATATTTTCTACTCCAAGCGCCTCGACGACACCTGGACGAACTGGAGCCCGCCCCGTAACCTGGGCAGCGTGGTGAACTCGCCCGATTTTGACGCCTACTACACCGTGTCGGCGGCCGGCGACGATGCCTATTTGGTGTCAACGCGCAACGGCACGGCGGGCTCGAAGGACATTTTTCGCATCGCCCTGGCCCCCGCCTTCAAGCCCGAAGCCGTGACGCTGGTGCGCGGCCAGGTGCTCGACGCGGCCACCAAGAAGCCCATCAAGGCCATAATCCACTACGAAAACCTGCTGACGGGCGAGGAAATCGGCACCGCCGAATCCGACCCCACCGACGGCTCCTACACCATTGTGCTGCCCAGCGGCGTGCAGTACGGCTACCGCGCCGAGGCCGCCAACTACATCGCCGAAAACGCCAACCTCGACGTGACGGCCCGCGACAAGTACTCGGAGCAAACCCAGGACCTGTTCATGGTGCCCTTTGCGGTGGGCCAAACGGTGAAGCTCAACAACATCTTCTTCCAGCAGAGCAAGTACTACCTGCGCACCAACTCGTACCCTGAGCTGGCGCGCCTCGTGCGCATCATGCGCGACTACCCCACGGTAGAAATCAAAATCGGCGGCCACACCGACAACCAGGGCGACCCCGCCCTGAACTTGAAGCTGAGCCTTGACCGCGTGAACGAGGTAAAAAAATACCTGATTGGCAAGGGCATCACGCCGACGCGCATTACCACCGAGGGCTACGGCGGCAGCAAGCCCGTGGCCAGCAACGACCAGGAAGATACCCGCGCACTCAACCGCCGGGTAGAATTCACCATCACGAAAAAGTAGCCCAGGGGCCCCAGGCCTAAGCCAAAACGGCCCGTTGCACTAGGTGCAGCGGGCCGTTTGAATTGGCAGCTAATCTACTACGGCAGATTACTTATCCTTTTTGGTCAGGTTCTTACCTAAGTCTTCTACTTGCTTGAGGAAGTCGTCGATGTCGGTATCGGCGTACACGCCGTAGGCGGAGGCAATGGTGCCTTTCACGCCATCAGTCGCCTCAATGGCGTAGAGGATGGATGTGTCGTCAGGGTTGCTTTCGCCCTCGAAGCGGTAGAAGTCCACGATGGTCACCTCGTCGGCGGTATAGCTGCGGTTGGAGCTGGGGTCGAGGGTGTGCAGGCGGCCGTCGGTCACCTTGAAGTCGTGCGTGTAGCCGTCCTTGGTGAGCTTATTTTCGACGTTGACGAGCGAGCGTTCTTCTTCTTTGTCTTGCATGGCGCGGGGCGTAGGGGTGAGAAAAGCCCCGCCGGAAGGGCAGCGGCTACCCGGCTATACGGGCCCCGGGCCGCCCGGGGTTTCCCCCCAGGGGCCCTAAATATTCAGGGCCCGGCCTTAGCGCCCGGCGCGGGCCGCGATAGTGCGCTCCAGGCGGTCCACGTCGATGCCGCCGCAGGCGCCGCAGCCCTTGGCGCAGCCCACTTGCTCCTTCGAAAAGAAGGCCCGCCACGCCCGGCGGCCTAGGAAAAACAGGGCCCCCAGCACGATGGCAGCCACAAGAATGTATTGAACTAGCATAGCATTTTGGAAACGCTGGGGCCTTAGCAAAAGTTTGCGCCGGGGCCCCGGGTCACGTTTGGGGCGGGCGTGGTGAGTTGAGAACCTGCTTAATTCAGGGGAGATATGAGGGCCATCACTTTTGAGAGGCAAGCACCACGGAATACCACGTTGCGGTATCAGTTGCCGATACCTTGGTGTTTTTTTTCATGAACAAGCGCTGGGCATCTGTTTTGGTGAGCCATACCGGCGACGAGTTACCTCTTCGGTTTTTAATATCGGCCAAGTCAACGCTTCTGTGAACGACGCTGTAAGCCACGTAACGACCCGATTTGACGAAAAGCAAAGTGCAGTTGAAATCATCCAAGCTTTGGCCGTATACCTGTTCGCTTACCGCTCCATAATTACCTATTGGCAAATCTATTACCACTGACCTCGACACGTACGGCTTTGCTACTAGGAAGGAATCCCACAGCGTAGTGAAGCCTTGGCACAGTGTGGATTTGGACAAGCTAAGCAGCGTATCGGTGGCCAGGGCAGCAGCGTAATTGGGCGGAAACAGTTGCGCGGCCGGGTACTGCTGCACCGGCGCAGAACAGCCCCCCAAGCCCAGCAACAGGCCCACACCCAATAGGATAGCACCTACCCGGCACGGGCAACGAGGAACCAGCAAGACGTTCATAACAAGAAAGTAATGAGCATTAGCCCGGCAAAATTCTGCCTCAACTCAACCATCCCGGGGCCCTCCCGCTACGCCCAAAACTCCCGGATTGTGGCCTGCATCTCGTCGTGCAAGTGGCCGTTGCTGGCCACTACTTCGCGGCCGAACAGCGGGTCGCCGTCTTCCAGGAACTGGGTGACGCGGCCGCCGGCTTCGGTGACGAGCAGCAGGCCCGCGGCCACGTCGTAGGAGTTGATGTTGAACTCGAAGTAGCCGTCGAAGCGGCCGGCGGCCACGTAGGCCAGGTCGGTGGCGGCCGAGCCCATGCGGCGCAGGCCGTGGGTGCGCTGCATGTAGCTGCCCAGCACTTGCAGGTATTTGTCGAGCTGAGCGAACTTGGTGTAGGGGAAGCCAGTGGCGATGAGCGAGTTGCCCAGCTTGGGGGCATCCGTCACGTGCATTTGGTCTTCGTTGCAGAAGGCACCGTGGCCCTTGGCGGCGCGGAAGCTCTCGTCGCGGTTGGCCTCGTGCACCACGCCCACCACCAGCTCGGGGCCGTGCAGCAGGGCCACGCTCACGGCAAACACGGGCAGCGAGTGGATGAAGTTGGTGGTGCCGTCGAGCGGGTCGATGATCCAGGTGAACTCCTGGGTTTCGTCGGGGGCCCCGGCGGTGCCTTCCTCGGTGATGAAGCCGGCGGCGGGCAGGATTTCGCGCAGGCCGGCCACCAAGCGGCGCTCAGCACCCTGGTCCACGTAGCTCACCATGTCGTGCAGGCCCTTGTTCTCTATCTTATTGGGGTCGAAGGTTTTGGCTTCGTGCAGGATGAACTGGGCAGTTTCGCGGCAAAGCGCGGCTACTTGGTGCGAAAGGGCGAGGTAATCGGTCATGCTTGAATGTTAGGATATTAAGGCGCAGAAAATGGTCTGACTTAGAACGTCATGCAGGGCACAGCGGAGCATCAATACCGCTGACTAATTCATTGGTTACTGCTGCGGGAGAGATGCTGCGCTGCGCTCTGCATGACGTTCCTGCGATTGGTTTTTGGGTTCTGCAAAGGCCCGGGGCCCCGCGAAGGCGTGGGCGATGACCCAGCCGAGCAGCAGCAGGGCCAGGGCCTGGCAGCCGCGGCCGATGTACTCGCCCACACGGGTATAAAAGGTCAGCTTGTCGTTCAGGTGTACCGTGGCGCGGCTGGCGGTGGGCACCCAGGTGGGGGCCAGCTGCGTGAGGGTGCCCTTTTGGTTGATGAAGCCGGTGAAGCCCGTGTTGGCGGCGCGGGCCAGGTCGCGGCGGGTTTCGATGGCGCGCAGGGCCCCCAGGCGCAGCAATTGGCGGTAGCCGGGCGTGTCGTACCACCAGGCGTCGTTGGTGGCCAGGCCCAGCAGGTTGGCGCCGCCGCGCACGTATTGGGCGGTGAAGTCGCCGTAGATGGACTCGTAGCACACGAGGGGCCGCACCACCAGGGCGGGGGCCCCGGGCACGCGGAACAGCGTGGTTTCGGGCACCGTGCCGTAGCTGCCCACGTAGCCGCCCAGGTCGATGTGGCTGATGAGGGAAGTGAGAAAAGTGGGGACTTTCTCGACGCCCGGCACCAGCCGCTCCTTGTGGTAAAATTGCACCGGGGCCGTGGCGCTGGCCAGGTAGGCGGCCGTGTTGCACACGTCGTAGTAGCCGAGGTCGTCGCGGTAAAGGGCCGTTTCGGTGGCCGCTTCCTTGCTGGGGTAGGTCACGATGCTGGTCATGCCCGTGACGAGGGCCACGCCCGGGTGCTGCCCCAGCCAGGCCCGGATGCGCTGGATGCGGGGGTAATTGTTGATAACCCTTTCCTGGTAATGGTCTGCCAGGCTGGTTTCGGGCCAGAGCACGAGCCGGGTTTGGGGCGTGAGCTGCTGGGTGCTGAGGGCCAGCAGCCGCGTGAGCTGCTCGTCGTAGGAAACGAAGTCGGGCGCGTCGGCAAACTTCTCGGTGTAGGGGTTGATGTTGGGCTGCACCACCACTACCTCGGCCCCGGGGCCCTGCTCTTGGTAGGTGGCGCCGATGGCGTAGGATAGCGCCAGCGGCAGAATTATCGCCAAAGAAGGTACTAGAAACCGCCGGCCGGCGGGCCGCACGCCCACTAAATCAGCAGGCCCGGCTACCACAGCCGAAGCGGTTCCAGCGGCAAACCCCAGCGTTCTTTTATCAATCAACGCAAAGAATATCAATAGATTGACTACCCAAACCCACACCGAGCCGCCCAGGAAGCCGGTGTACTCGTACCACTGCACCCACTGCGGTACGGCGGCGAAGCCGTTGCCCAGCGTGAGCCAGGGCCAGGTAATGTCCCAGCGCAGGTGCAGCTGCTCAAACGCAATCCAGTAGATGGGCAGCGTGAGGTAGCCGATGCGGGGCCCCAGGCGCTTCTTGGTTTGGCGGAAGGCCATGAGCGGCAGGCACATGAGCCCCGCGTTCAGGACCACGGCAGCGATGCCAGCGGCCAGGTCGGCGTAGCTCACCCACCAGGTGGTGCTGGCGTTCCAGAGCAGCACAAACAGGTAGGTGCCGGCAAATACGCGGCCCTTGCGGGCCCCCTGCTGCGTGAAGCGGTGCTCCATGAACAGGTACGGCACCCAGCCCACGAACAGGCCCAGGGGCCAAAGGGTGGCGCTGGTGGACCAGCCGGTCCAGAGCAAGGCGGCGCCCAGCACGGCCAGCGCGGCGGGGTGGGCCGCGGGGCTAATCTTCGCCAAACTCGTCGGGGCCAAATTCGTCGGGGCCAAATTCGTTGGGGTTATTCGCTTCGTTTCCAAGGGATTCGTCTACTTCGTTTTCTTCGCCGCGGGCGTAGCGGCCGGCCTTGCCAGGGCGGGCAGGCGGGGTGGGGTTGCCGGCCACCACCAGCACAATTTCGCCCTTGATGGCGGCCCGGGCCCCAAAATCGGCGGCCAGGCTGGCCAGCGTGCCGGTCACGGTTTCCTCAAACAGCTTGGTCAGCTCGCGGCTGACGGAGGCCGGGCGCTGGGGCCCCAGCACTTCGGCCAGCTGAACCAACGTTTTCACCAGCCGGTGCGGCGACTCGTAAAAAATCATCGTCCGCGGCTCGGGGGCCAGCTCCAGCAGGCGGGTTTGGCGGCCTTTTTTCACGGGCAAAAACCCTTCGAACGTGAACCGCTCGGCCCCGAAACCCGACTTGAGCAGGGCCGGCACCAGGGCGGTGGGGCCCGGCAGGCACTCCACGGCCAGGCCGCGGGCCAAGCACTCGCGCACCAGCAGGAAGCCGGGGTCGGAGATGCCGGGCGTGCCGGCGTCGCTCACCAGGGCCATCTTTTCACCTTTTTCGAGGCGCTCCAGCAGGCGCGGCACTTGCTGGTGCTCGTTGTGGAGGTGGTAGCTGAGGAGCGGTTTTTTCAGGCCCAGGTGCTGGAGCAGGCGGCCGCTCACGCGGGTGTCTTCGGCCAGCACCAGGTCGGCCTCGCCCAGCACGCGGATGGCCCGCAGGGTAATGTCCTCCAAGTTGCCGATGGGCGTGGGCACGAGGGTAAGGGCGGGGGCGTCGGGCATAGAGGCAAAGGTACAGGCGGGCCCCGCGTTGGGGCCCCCTTACAACCCAAACCGGCTAACCGTAGTACACCCTTCTCCCACCCGCTTTGCTTTCAACTTCATTTTTCCACTGCCATGTCCGTCGACCCCAACAACCGCCCCATCCGCGTCATCAACGACGACACCACCGATGAAGAAATGCGCGCTGGCCACCACATCCCCAACGCCGACCCGCCCAAGAACGAGGCGGCCCGCGGCGGCTTCGGCAACCGCGACGGCAAGCAGGGCTTCGGCTCCGACACGGCCGGTGGCTCGACGGCCCTCGGCGTGAACGAGGACGCTGATTCGATGAGCCCGCCCGCCGATAACATGCGCTCGGACGACGAAGGCCGCAACGCCCGCGCCGACCAAGACCTGCCGGCCCTCGAAACCTACAACGACGACCCCGACCTAGTGGCCGTGCACAACCCCGGCGGCCCCGTGGACGAGCTCGACGCCGATGACCGCCGCAAAGGGCCCGACGAGATGGAAAACCCCAAGTCGCGCGTGGGCATGGGCGAAATGGAGCCCAAACCTATCCAGCCCATCACCGGCACCGATACCAACGCCGAACTGACCGACTTTAACGCCACTGACACGGCCATCGACCAGTAGCCTTTTCGTTGCCAGTTGCTTGTTGTCAGTTATTAGTTTTTTTACTGGACGGCCGGATAACTGACAACGAGCAACTGTCAATTACTCTTTTCTCACCTAACTCACTTCTGCCATGCCTACCCACCACAACAACCAGAAGGACAGCGAGAACCCCGACAAGCGCAACCTCGAAGGCCACCCCAAGGCCGACGCGCTGCCGGTGGACGATTTCAGCGAAACCGAGGAAGACCAGTTGGAACAAGATGCGCTGGATGCCGGCACCACACACCCCAACCGCGGCCACGACAAGCCCAGCATCGACAAGACGGCCTACGATTAGTATTGCCTTTCCAAGTATAGAAAGAGCCTCGCCCTACCCGGCGGGGCTTTTTTGTCATTCCGAGCGCAGCGAGGAATCTGGGGGCCCTAGTTCAGATTCCTCGCTGCGCTCGGAATGACACGTTGCACGCGGAATACCTGCGGCGGAATCACCCTACCCAATCAACTCCGCCACGATTTTGGCTGAGAGCAAGCACAGCGGAATGCCACCGCCGGGGTGCACCGAGCCACCGCAGAAGTACAGCCCGTCGAGCCGGCCCGAGAAGTTGGGGTGGCGCAGGAAGGCCGCCAGCGGGTTGTTGCTAGAGCTGCCGTACAGGGCCCCGCCGGACGACGAGGTATCGGCGGCAATGCCCGGCGGCGTCCAGATTTTTTCGGCTTTGATGAGCGGCTCGATGGCCACGCCCAGGGCCCCGGACAGCCGGGCCAGCACGAGGCGGCGCGTTTTCTGGGTGAGGGCGTCCCAGTCTTGGCCTTCGTCGTGGGGCACGTTCACCATCACGAACCAGTTTTCGTGGCCGGCCGGGGCGTCGGCGGGCGTTTTTTTGGAGGTGACGTTGACGTACACCGTCACGTCGTCGGCCACGGTTTTGCCCTCGAAAATGGCCTTGAACTCCTGTTGGTAATCGTTGGAAAAGAAGATGTTGTGCAAGTCCAGCTCCGGGAATTCGCGGGCGATGCCCCAGTAGAAAATCAGCGCCGACGACGAGCGGGGCTGGGCCAGGGTGCGCTCGGGCGCGGGTTGGGTGGGCAGCAGGCGGCGGTAGGTAGGCATTACGTCCATGTTGCTCACCACTAGGCCGAAATCGTACACGTCCTGGGCCGTGCGCAGGCCCGTGATGTGCTTATCGGCCACCAAAATCTCCTTCACCGGCTCATTGAACCGGAACTGCACCCCAAATTCTTCGGCCAGCCGGTGCAGGCTTTCGGCAATGGCGTAGATGCCACCCACGGGGTAGAACGCGCCAATGCCGTGCTCGAGGTGCGGAATCATGCTCAGCGTGGCGGGGGCCTGGTACGGGTCGGAGCCGTTGTAGGTGGCGTAGCGGTCGAAGAGCTGCACCAGGCGCGGGTCAGCGAAGGCTTTGGCGTGGCGCTGGTGCATGGTGCCGAGCAGGCCCAGCGCCGGCAGGGCCCCCACGGCCTTCAGGGTTTCGGGGCTGAGGTAGGTACCGGCCTTGTGCAGCGACTTGTGCAAAAACGTGCCCGCCGTGGCGTCGTACGCCCGGCCGCTGCGCGCCAGAAACTGCGTGACGGCGGCAGCCGGGGCCCCCAGCTTCTCCTCCACTTCGGCGGCAAACTTATCGGCCTCGGCCCAGGCCGCCAGGCGGGTGCCATCGGCGAAAAAGTAGTTGGTAATCGGGTCCAGCCGCTCGTAGCGGAAGTAGTCGGCCGGCGCGCGGTGGGCCAGTCGGAACACGTCATCCACCAGCTGCGGCAGCGTGAAGAGCGAGGGCCCCGCGTCGAAACGGTAGCCGCCGGACAGCTCAAACTGGTGCATTTTGCCGCCAAACGAGGGCCCCGCCTCGAACACCGTGACGGCGTGCCCCGCCACGGCCAGCCGCGCGGCCGCGGCCAGCCCCGCCACCCCCGCCCCGATGACGGCCACGGGCTGTTTAATGTCCGCTGCTTTTTGCCGTTTTGCTTCCGTTTGTTTCATCCAAACACGAACAAATTATTGCGCCAATGGATAAGCCTTCACAAAGAAATTATGCGCGCAACGGTAGCACTGGTCAGGTCAAACTTCAGTGATTTGGGACGATAAATTGGACTCTCAATGCCAATTATTAGTTGGTCATCAAATTCTTCCAACTGCAATACGCTAAATTTTTCTTCAAAAAGGATCAACTCACAACGGGTTATTGCGACGACTCCGAGGCAAGCTTTACGCCCGCCGGACAAAGACAATTGCCATATGGGTAAGGCCACGTAGTTGCCCTGCCGCTGCCAAACCGGTGGGCCGCCGCAAGTCTCGTGCAATAGCACTTCTGTACCGTCTGGCCGCACCCAAAAGCAGGGCCCCGATAAGGGACCACCCATGGCTATTTCGGTCAAACTTTCCGTTTCATAGCGCAGGTATTGCAACCCATCGGGTGCATAAAATTGCCTGCTGTCGCCAGAAAAATCCCACGGACTGGCGAAGGTTTTCATTGCTACCACCTGGGCTACTATTCCACGGCCAGCACCAGCCCTTTCAGGTACGCGCCTTCCGGGTGGAAGAGGCTGACGGGGTGGTCGGCGGGCTGGGTGAGGCGGTGCAGGATGCGGGCGGGGCGGCCGGCTTCGATGGCGGCGGCCAGCACCGCCCCTTCAAATAGCTCCGGGCTAACCACTTGCGAGCAGCTGAACGTGAAGAGCAGCCCGCCCGGCGCCAGGTGCGCAATGCCCGAGGCGTTGAGGCGCTTGTAGCCCATGAGGGCGGCGTGGCGGGCCCCCATGTGCTTGGCGAAGGCGGGCGGGTCGAGCACGAGCAGGTCGTACTCGGCGGGGTGGTTTTTGAGGAAGCCGAGCACGTCGTCGGCGTAGGCGGCGTGGCGGTCGGCGTGGGGGGCCAGGGCGGCGTTGCGCTCGGTGAGGGCAATGGCCTTTTTGCTGGAATCGACGGAGTGCACAACCTCGGCCCCGGCGGCCAGCGCATACACCGAGAAGCCACCCGTGTAGCAGAACGTGTTGAGCACGCGCCGGCCAGCGGCGTAGCGGGCCAGCAGGGCCCGGTTATCGCGCTGGTCGATGAAGAAACCAGTCTTCTGGCCAGTTTCCCAGTCGATGGCAAACTGGTGGCCGTTCTCGGTCACGAGGTGCTCGGCGCCGGTGCTTTCGCCAAACAGGTAGCCGTTCTGGGCGTCGGGCACGGCGTTGCCGGGCACGGTTTCGGCGCTTTTGTCAAAGATGGCGCGCAGCTTATCGCCGAACACAACGCGCAACGCGTCAGCTATTTCGGGGCGGGCGCGGTACATGCCCACGCTGTGGGCCTGCACCACGGCCACGTCGCCGTACACGTCGATGATGAGGCCGGGCAGGCCGTCGCCCTCGGCGTGCACCAGGCGGAACACGTTGGTGTCGGCCGCGCCGGTCAGGGCTAGGCGCTGGCGCAACTGGTAGGCATTGCCCAGCTTCCGCACCCAGAAATCGGGCGTTGGCAATTCAGACTCGGTGCCAAAATCGAGCATGCGCACGGCAATGGAGCCGCCGCCCGAAAAGTGGCCCACGCCCAGCAGCTCGCCGTCGGCGGCTTCTACGCGCACGGCATCGCCCTCGCCCGCGTCGCCCCGGAGGCGGGCAATGGCCCCCGAAAACACCCAGGGGTGGCGGCGGCGCAAGGAGTGGTCTTTTCCGTTTTTGAGGACGATGGTGGCAGGAGTTAGCATAGGCCCGCAAAGTTACGGCCTGTCCTGTGCCAACTTCGCGGCGCCGCTTTCCGCTCTTGGTTTCACCGTTCTTGCCCTTTGCCATGCCCGCCCGCGTTGCCATCATCGACTTCGAGCCCGCCCACCAGCCCGCCTTCCGGGCCCTGAACC
This genomic stretch from Hymenobacter sp. PAMC 26628 harbors:
- the crtD gene encoding 1-hydroxycarotenoid 3,4-desaturase CrtD translates to MKQTEAKRQKAADIKQPVAVIGAGVAGLAAAARLAVAGHAVTVFEAGPSFGGKMHQFELSGGYRFDAGPSLFTLPQLVDDVFRLAHRAPADYFRYERLDPITNYFFADGTRLAAWAEADKFAAEVEEKLGAPAAAVTQFLARSGRAYDATAGTFLHKSLHKAGTYLSPETLKAVGALPALGLLGTMHQRHAKAFADPRLVQLFDRYATYNGSDPYQAPATLSMIPHLEHGIGAFYPVGGIYAIAESLHRLAEEFGVQFRFNEPVKEILVADKHITGLRTAQDVYDFGLVVSNMDVMPTYRRLLPTQPAPERTLAQPRSSSALIFYWGIAREFPELDLHNIFFSNDYQQEFKAIFEGKTVADDVTVYVNVTSKKTPADAPAGHENWFVMVNVPHDEGQDWDALTQKTRRLVLARLSGALGVAIEPLIKAEKIWTPPGIAADTSSSGGALYGSSSNNPLAAFLRHPNFSGRLDGLYFCGGSVHPGGGIPLCLLSAKIVAELIG
- a CDS encoding class I SAM-dependent rRNA methyltransferase, which gives rise to MLTPATIVLKNGKDHSLRRRHPWVFSGAIARLRGDAGEGDAVRVEAADGELLGVGHFSGGGSIAVRMLDFGTESELPTPDFWVRKLGNAYQLRQRLALTGAADTNVFRLVHAEGDGLPGLIIDVYGDVAVVQAHSVGMYRARPEIADALRVVFGDKLRAIFDKSAETVPGNAVPDAQNGYLFGESTGAEHLVTENGHQFAIDWETGQKTGFFIDQRDNRALLARYAAGRRVLNTFCYTGGFSVYALAAGAEVVHSVDSSKKAIALTERNAALAPHADRHAAYADDVLGFLKNHPAEYDLLVLDPPAFAKHMGARHAALMGYKRLNASGIAHLAPGGLLFTFSCSQVVSPELFEGAVLAAAIEAGRPARILHRLTQPADHPVSLFHPEGAYLKGLVLAVE